In Setaria italica strain Yugu1 chromosome IX, Setaria_italica_v2.0, whole genome shotgun sequence, the genomic stretch ATCGCAAATCTGCGCCACGAATAGTCGACTAGCGCGCGGAAGGAGGGGGGAAAAGCAAAAGGCCAAGAACGGGGGATAGATGGTCTGACCTGCTCGCCGGAGTTGCGGACGAGGAAGTCCCGGTCGCCAGCGGCGAGGATGGtcccgatgccgccgccgccgccgttggtggtgggcgccgcctccgccatggcTGGGTGGGTTTTGCGCTCGGATTCGCTTGAAACGGATGAGCAGGCGCAGGAGCAGAGGAGCGTGCTGCACGAGACTGGGGTTGTGTGGGCCGGTGATGTGGTGGCGTGCTCCGCCGTCCTGTCTGTTTATATAGGCAGGCAGGTGCGCGGCGCGGGGGTCGCGCCGTCCCGGGGGCTGGTCTTCGCCCGCTGACTTGCCGGCCGGTGGCTTTGCTTTCCTTCGCTTGCAAGGTTAAGGGGCTGTTTGATacgatgtgctaaactttaacagtatcacatcggatgttcggatgctaattaggaggattaaacataagctaattataaaactaattgcagaaccttgtgctaattcacgagacgaatctattaagcctaattaatccatcattagcaaatggttactgtagcaccacattgtcaaatcatggactaattaggcttaatagattcgtctcgcgaattatactccatctgtacaattagttttgtaattagcttatgtttagtactcctaattagcatccaaacatccgatgtgacatgtgttaaactttaataggggtttcccaaacaccccctaagttagcggggtgtttggttcctcacctatcacatcgaatatttagatactaattagaagtgttaaacgtagactatttataaaacctattacacagatggaggctaaacggcaaaacgaatctattaagcctaattagttcatgatttggcaatgtgctgctacagtaaccatttgcttgctacagtaaccatttgcttgctacagtaaccatttgctaatgatggattaattatgcttaatagattcgtctcgccgtttagcctccatatgtgcaattagttttataattaactcatatttagttctcctaattagcctctgaatattcgatatgacacggactaaactttagctcgagaaaccaaacgcccccttagtagGCAATGAAAACATTAGAAATCTCATGAATTGTGATAATTTGAATCTCACAAACTACTATTCTTCGATTGACTAAAACTTCGCTGCGAGTTGGCGTACAACatcctaaaaaaatattttgagagATTTAGACTTTGAATGGGACTATAAAGAATTTTAGGTTTCATGGAAAAGCCATGCGCGGAAGGACGACAATACTGCAGGGCAGCGCGGGGAATGACGAGTACTCGGCATGTTAGCAGAGGACACCATTGGTGGTGCTAGAGTGGAGGAGACGTAGTGATTGTGCTGATGTAGCCGAGTTAGCATGGTAGGGATGCGGGTGTTGGATATGGTGGGAAGAACATAGTGAGAAATTGACGATGCAGGGTGGGGTGGGGGAGCGGAGAGTAGGATGGAGAGAAGAACGTACGAAGACCCGTTAAATTTAAATCTGATGGATGAGATCTAAAAAGTATGGAAAAAACACTTAACGAACATCTTTTAAACTGAGTTCACGTGGTTCATGAGATTTAGCTGTCATGCTTATACACGAAACCGTACACTATGAATCACTTTGTACAAAGGTGAAACTCAAGAAACAAGTTCAGTCATGTGCTCCTGTAGGCTGGCTTCATATAGCTCTGCCTATATTCACATTCTACTTCTGCTTAGAGTCGTCgccttttattttcattttcctaaaaagaaataaatatttGCTTTAAGAGAGAGTGTTGCTACCTGCACCATCTTCTGGATTTCCTTTTAAGTGGATAGGAATACTATTAACCTCTGGCCACAATGCTGGCTATAGTTGTACACTTGTATCCATGGACCTTGGGTAGAAGAGACAAATGCAAACCGGTGAGTGGTGATGGCATGGCCGGTCGCATTGACATACCTGTCGTGTGCGGTTTTTTCTAGGAAGTTTCGGTAAGGCAATGGCTGTCACgtcttcctttcctttcctgcCACGTGAACCGATTTATCTATATACTAATTGCAATTTTGACGAATATTTTGGTTCCAAGAAATACTCTGGCACAGCGCATGCACTTGccactaaaaaaataaaaggagataAATTGATAATCTAATCAAAGCAGCCCAATATATCCTTGCATGATAAGTAACTGGACATACAATTTGTTAGATTGAATAACAGTGAACATCCTACCAATCTTGCTTCTCCCGTCCCATATACTGGTACCAAACTGTTGTATTTACTGTTGTATTTCACTACTTTTTAGCTACACACTCCCTCCTGTCACAGAAACAGTGTCTTTCCGTGGAAATTTTGAAGCTTTATTTTGAGAAAATATATATATCTAAAAAGTTAAATACTATTTTTTGAATCACACAGTACAAACGCAGACGTTCACAGACACGTACGTATACTTGCTCCTACAAACACACACGCAACCCTACCTCTATGAGCACATCCCTTATGAGCACATCCGAAAGACTGAGCTGgtaaatcctcgagattgacgaagtcaccgcTAGCGCGCCTCGCTGTTGACGAGCACGGCGCCTACCACTGAAATAATAGCGCCGattaaatcctgaaataaatccagaaaaatacGAGCATTAGTGttgagtcgaggactcgaacccTGGTGGgtaggttccaccacaagaaatCTTTCCAGTCGAGCTATACTTAGTTCGCAAGTTAAATACTATGAAAGCATATAAATTGGAAACTTGAAAGTCATGTGCGTTGATTGTATCGTAGATTTATGAGATTTTTACAATTCTATTGCAGCAAAGAGAGGATATTATAGTGGTCCTAATATATTTCGAAGACAGTATTATTTTTTCCAAAAGCCAAGTTAGTGGAGGGTTCCTACTCACTGTGCTCAGTCATATGGCATTGTAATAACGTTTGGGTAACCACTAACCCCCCATTAAGCAAAGTCTTCGGTGCTAAGAAACTCGACTCCGGTTCTTCCCACTTAGATGTTGATTATCTCACCCGATTTCTAGTTTTCTACTACTATACTGTACTAGtttagaccttgtttagttgcctaaagtttggaggtgcaaaattactgGTATAGtattgtagcacactgtagcatttcgtttgtatttgtgaattattatctaaatattgattaattaggctcaaaagattcgtctcgcaaagtgcaacaaaactgtgcaattagtttttgatttcgtctacatttagtacttcatgcatgtaccgcaagtttgatgtgacggggaatcttatTTATGTacagtgtcaaagttggaagttttgaggaactaaacatggccttagttTTTGATCAATCGCTTAGGCGTGTCCTAGTCATCACCGTACGAGCAAATGGGTCTGCCTGACGTGAAAAGCGACAATGACATCACGTGTCATCGCTAAGGCGCAATCTAAATATTGACCCAATATATAAAAGTTAGGGCTAGTCAATGCCAAGGTAAGCTAGCAAAGTAGCAAGCCTTCGTGAAAAGGCGAAAGCCTTGATGTAAAGCTGTATGATCTAGATCTTTCCAAGCATGGAGGAATCAATCATACTCTAGTGATATTATTAACATGTTTAACCTTTTTTTCAAAAGGAATatttttttgagaaattttagaatagTTAGAAAAAATGAGAGCTGTCCACCCTGAGAAATCTAATGGTGGAAATAAAAGTAGTACCTAAGGATACCAAGTGAGTACAAATTGGTGAGAAAGTAAAAAATAATCCTTAAacttattttttaattattttttcaaatCGGACGGtggaaataaaagaaatagtACCCATAAGTACCAATTAATCGGTACTTTTAGACGGTTGTAAAAGAGCTCTTTTTTGGGTAAAAAATGGTTTTTTTGCGggtaaaaaaattacaaatttaCTAGTCATATTgttaaaaaagggaaaaatttACAAGAAAACTCGTTATCATTTCTTTTTTGAGAGGAAGAAAGCTCGTTATTGCTAGCATTAGTCATTGGTTGATGGTCGAGGACGATACGATGCTGACAGTACTATTATTATTGTGCGATCGAGATCCCTGCACATATGTATACTTATTATTAAGTATAGTTTGCTGGATTAATCGCAGATCGGCGTCAACTCAAGTCTTCGCTCGCTGCTTTATCATCAGCACGTATGTAgtaaaataaacaaaacaacGAAAGAAACAAACGCGTGCATCTCTCCTACTCGCCAACTGCAtaagcatttcttttctttgcgTTCACATTGGCTGTTTTCCTTCATGAGCAAGCCAATCGCAGGGGCAGCTTCATCTTGTTCTGCCacgcccatccatccatcccatcgccgtcgtcgtccatggCTCCTGTTCTTGTCGTTATTTCGTGCCCGTCACTAAATTATTGGCCCACCCAACGGTTTTATGCTGCTAATAAAAATTGTCGTCTGTGCTGACACGAGTTTCTGATGCAAGCCGCACCAACGTCAtgcaggccatgtttagttactcccaactcccaactttgacactatgcaaaaagaagattccccatcacatcaaacttgcggtacatgcatggagtactaaatgtagatgaaattaaaaactaattgcacagttttgttgtactttgcgagacgaatcttttgagcctaattagtcaatatttggacaataattcacaaatacaaacgaaacgctacagtgtgctacagtgcaatttggcacctcccaaattccctaactaaacaaggccgcaAACAACCTTGAACCTATCTATGCTATGCCCCATCAGCATACTGGAACCTTCAAGCACAGTTTTCCTCTAGACCAGAAACGTCTCTAGCGAAGCCAGATCGTGCATGGTCAAGCGTGTCCTCACGCGGCGCTAATTAACAATGAAGCTAGCCTCAAACCGAATGATCCCACGCCTTTGCACGCATGTATGTGGACCAAAATAATGCCTACCAACCTGGCAGAGTCCATTTAAAATAGACCTCCCGAACTACGGAATGTCTGGATACACCcgattaaagtttagcatctgtcacatcggatgtttgatactaattatgagtattaaacataaactaattacaaaattaattgcacaaatgacgtctaattcgcgagacaaatctattgagcctaattagtccatgatttgtcatgatttatcaatatagtgctacagtaatcatttgctaatgacagattaattaggcttaaaaaaTTCATcattctacaattagttttataattagctcatgtttaatcctcctaattaggatccgatgtgacactgctaaccTATATACAATGTCACCAGACCCTAACGTGATCATGGAACCAAAGCACAATTCGCTTTATTAAACATCATGCCAACtgctaaaaaaaaaaggcgcTGGTGGATCGGAGACACATTGAGAAATGAAGAGTATTCGATGCAGCCTGTAGAACTAGTCCTAGTTCATGAGCCTCGGTTCTGGAAGACTCGGTTCAGGACGCCCTGCACGGTACCGCCCATGCCTGCTCCTATGGCTTCAGCAAGGTACGCGGCCTGGGAAGAAATCGTTTCAATTCAACAGGTCAATACTTGATAGCAAGGAGGTAATGGCAGGCAGCTCATGTGATGATGAAATTTGGGTGCAGAGTCTCCTACCTCTTGGAAGGTTTTCTGAAGATCAAGAGCATCCTTGATACGGCGGTTCACAAACGTCCATGTATCACGAAACTCTGCCAAGTGCCACAAGTGGGAACGATCCATCAATCATGCAAGCACTAGCACTTAATCATACAAACACCAGGACAGTTTAGACAATCCAGAATCCCATAGAACTTCTATTCAGAATGGAGCAGATTGTGGAAGCTATTTACTTGAATGTGTTCAACACCAACAAAAACGAGACAATGACCCTTATCATTAATCGTATGATGTGCTTTCTCAAGACTAAAGCTGGAAGATCAGTACTTGAGTGGAACGCATTCTTTGGACTGCTTCTTTCTATGTTTTAGTTGTACCATgaaagcaaaaacaaaaaagcaaaaaaaaaagaaggcacATGGTTCCGTGGAATCCCACGTAAGTGTTCTGCTTCTGTCATGTATTTCTAAATAACTTTGGGAAGATAAAAGGCTATGTAACCAAAGAATTGAAGTTTGAAAAGTTATAGCTTATAAACTGCAAGTAACAAACACAGTTCACCCTGGCATATTTAGAAAAAGAACCCCTACATATCTCCATTCTGAACCGCATGCAGTTCAACTAGTGTAtcagaaacatttttttttaaattttcatATCATGCTTGCTGTCAAATTGCTGCCAGAGGTAAAATTACTGAAATCACTAGCAATAAACGAGGCTTGGAAACCAATGGTGTTCTGGAGAAGTGCAAACCTGGAGAATTGTCAGTCAGCATATACACCTCAGAGGTTGAGTATATACCACCAAGCACAGTACGCTTCACATACCAATCAATATCTGATCCAACATCTCCAGCAGCATGCCAGATCTCATCAACTAGGACAGCTCGCTGCTTCAAGCTTGTTGAGACATTTGCTGGTTGAGACTGTCAAACAGGATATAGCTGGTATTATAGCAATGCGACTGAACTAAACTCAAAAGCCCAAACAAAGTCGACTATGGCACACCTGGATACTCAGTGCTTGAGGCCACTTTGATATATAAGGTGCCTGCATTTCCAGCCTCATCCGAACAAGTTTTGAGAGCCTCTCACTCAGTATCAAGTTCTTCAACTGTTCTCCTTCTCCAGCATCAATGCGATCCATCAGTTGTTGAAGGCAGTCATCCATGAAAAACTACACAGAAATAGGAAAAGATAATCAGCACAGGCACATTCTaacagagaaaaacaaaagtGGCTTCAGGCTTTCCAGAACTTTCTAAAAACAAAAGTTAGATCATGTGCTGCAATGCTATTGCTTCATGTGAACTTTGGAATATCCAATTATTTAGGCAGATTATAAATAAACTGAAGCTTATTCCTGCAATCATATCAGGCACCGTTATTTCAATTCTGTGATCATTCAGCAAAGTTTCATGTTAGAGGTCAAGCTGTTACAGAATCTTGGAAGATGTATTAGAAGTTTAGAACAATGGTGGAATAACATCCGCTCAAATTCTTAAAATGGGGCACTCTGTATAATGCAACAGCAAGGAATCATCTAAAGAGAGCCACAAAAGcaaggatttttctttttgaataaaTGTAATGATTGAACTGACTAGAGGAGGTTGAGTTTTTTGTGTGATTCAAAATTAACCGCCATCACAAACAAGAGGACCTCAAAGTTTACCAACACGGCAACACCTTCTTTTTGTTAGTTAAGTCTAGTAGCTCTATTAGTTTTTATTCCTATTTTACCCCTTTGCTTAGCCACCAAGCTACCACTTGGTTGGCAGCCTATATATCTACCAAAACTGGGCTATTGCCTTAGGGGTTAATGAGAAAGTGATCCATTTGGGCCAACAATAGATTGTTAGTTAAGTCTAGTAGCTCTATTAGTTTTTATTCCTATTTTACCCCTTTGCTTAGCCACCAAGCTACCACTTGGTTGGCAGACTATATATGTACCAAAACTGGGCTATTGCCTTAGGGGTTAATGAGAAAGTGATCCATTTGGGCCAACAATTGGTATCGGACCCCATCTTTCTCatccccctctcctctcccgtGCTCCAGCCTCAACCCGAAACCCTAGCACGCTTGGCGTGGGCCcaccccagcagcagcagcgctcACCTTCCCGGCCCAGATCCGGCGGCTGGCGGACCTCCCCCACCCTCTCCGCGCACGGATCCAGCAGCGGTGGCCCCGCGGGCGGCTGGGCGTTGACCTGCGGGCGGCGGTAGTGGCGCCGCCGCGTGCGAGGCACACGGGCGGCTACGCGCGGGAGGTGCTTCTTGGCTCAGGCGCGGGCCGGCAGGCCACGGGCGGCTGCGTGATtcgtgcggcagcggcggctgggctcggcggacgcgggcggcggcgcgccaggTCTGGAGGGCAGTGGCGCGCAGGCACGGCACGTGCGGCAAGAAGCAGCAGCGCGCGGGCGgccaggagcggcggcgcgcggtagCCAGGAGTAGCGACGCAGAGCAACTCGTGACTTCTCCCTCAACCTTCTTACCCGACCGGATCTCCTTCAACTTCCCCTGGCTAGCTCCAAGAGAGCACCGGCCGTGGCTCAAGTGGTCGGCGTGCCACCGCTGGCCGGCGTGGTGCCAGTACTCCCGACCAACTCCAAGGGCTCCTCCCGTACCTCCTCCCATCGCTCGGCCACGAGCAGTGCGCGGCGCCGTAGGACggcggtcgaggaggaggagcggcgtgaggaggcggcggcggtgcggcgcgcCACGCGCCGGGAGAAGGAGCGACGCATTGAGGCtgaggaggaggcagcagcgGAGCGGCGCCAGGCACAGCGTGCGGTTGCGGCACGTGAGGACGCGAGGCGAGAGGACCGGCGACACGCGGCGGCGTTGCGCGACGCCAAGGCGAGAGAGGCGGCTGCAGCTTGGGCagcacgcgccgccgcagcctccaTAGCCGCCGTGCATGCAGCCGAGGCTGCCCGCCTAGCCATGGAGGAGGCACAGGCAGCAGCGGTGtctggaggcggaggcgacgcgCCATCTGGCGCGTCGTGACGATATGGAGCTGaggaggcggatcggcagcaGAACGCGGGGGTGGACCGGTGGGAACAGAGTCTACGTCGAGGCGCGGACGACGGGCGTCCTCGGAGCAGGAGGAGCTCTGTCCACGAGTCCAGCCTCGACTTCGACCTCGACTCCGACTACGACCTCGACTCCAAGCACCGACCCCCGAGGGTCGTGAAGACCATTATCCGGGAGTCTGTTAGCAGCACGCAGTGGCCGATGTTGACGAAGACCAACTACATGAAGTggtcctcggtgatgaaggtgaagctCCAGGTGCGGGAGATGTGGGACGCAGTCCGGTACGGCGACGTCGACAGCCACGAGGACCGGCGAGCGCTCGAGGCGTCGCTCGCCGTGGTCCTAATGGAGATGGTGGCGAACGTCTCGGGGAAAAGGACTGCCAAGGCCGCTTGGAATGCTATCGCTGCGGCCCGAGTTGGCAGCGACCTTGCCCGCAAGTCCACTCTGCAGAAGCTTGAGCAGGAGTGGGATCGTCTGGCTTTCAAGTCGGGCGAAGACGTCGACAACTTCGCCCTCCGCCTCTCCAGCCTGATGCAACGGCTGGAGAGGTACGGCGACGACGAGATCAACGAAGAGAAAGTCGTGGCGAAGTTCCTGCGCGTCGTCCCAAAGTACTCGCAGCTAGCTATCTCCATCGAGACGCTGCTCGACCTCTCGGCGTTGTCGATCGAGGAGCTGACAAGGCGACTCAAGGCGTTTGACGACCGCAACGAGCCTTCTTTTGGCAGGGAGATCATCTTCGCTGGTCAGCTCCACCTCACCGAGGAGAGGTGGCTCACCCGCCAGAAGGAGCGGAAGGAGTCTTCTTCCTCGACAGGCGGCCGCAAGCGCGGCAAGCAGCGCAAGGCATCCGGGGCGTAAGGAGGCGCCTAGGGCGGTGCCGCCGGTGAGCGCGAGGCCGCTCGAGACAACACCTGCTACAACTGTGGCACGACTGGCCACTGGGCTAGGGAGTGCCGCCAGCCGAGCCGCAGCAAGGCCCACGTTGCGCAGgctgtggaggaggaggagccagctCTGTTCCTGGTTCACGGGACCATCGAGCTTCTTCCCGCGGCACCGGCAGCGACGGCTCTCCTCCACCTTGACGAGCCGCGCGCACACATCTTTCTCAGTGATGGTACCAGCGACAACAAGATTGATGGCTGGTTCTTGGATAGTGGTGTCACACACCACATGACCGGGCGTTGGGAGTTCTTCTCCGACTTGAACGTCGATGTGCGTAACTCCGTCAAGTTCGGCAACTCTTTGGCCGTGGAGATCAAGGGCGTCAGCTCTGTCATCCTCGTCGCCAAGACTAGCGAGCACTGGCTCCTCACCAGTGTCTACTACATTCCCGCACTGAGGAACTTGATCATCAACCTCGGGCAGCTGGATGAGAACGGGTCGCGTGTGGAGATTGACAACGGAGTGCTCCGCATCTGGGATCGACGCCGCCGAGGACGGTGGCTCGACTTCGACGTACTGCTACTACGTTCACTTCGAAGGAGCTGGGGGAGCGGGCAGCTCTTCTTCGCCAAGCGTGCCTACCCCAGTCCCCGGGTTTCCACCGACTACGACGAGCTCTTCACTAGACTGCTCGATGAGTTTTGCCACTCCGCTCTCTCACGACGAGGACCATGTCGAGCCACTACGGTACCGTACCATGGCGGACATTCTCGGCGACCAGCCGGTgctgggacgggacgggaccgGCGCCGTGCTTCACCTGACGCGCGACGACGGTGAGTCTCGCGCCTTCGCTGAGGCTGAGGGACATGAGGCAGATGGATGCCGGAAAGCAAGTCCGCTCAAGTTCGCTGAGGAAGGGAGCATCAAGGCAACCACATCAACACTTAGGAAGAGTCAAGTTCCAAGGGTTAAGTCCTTATGGTGatagaataatatattagtaGTGCCTGTATGCACTTAGTGCCTGTGAGCACTAGTATCCGTGGGTCGTTCGTGCCTACGTGCACCTTATCACcaattattctttcttttctatGTAAAAGCTGCTAGACTTAGGGGGAGATTGTTAGTTAAGTCTAGTAGCTCTATTAGTTTTTATTCCTATTTTACCCCTTTGCTTAGCCACCAAGCTACCACTTGGTTGGCAGCCTATATGTGTACCAAAACTGGGCTATTGCCTTAGGGGTTAATGAGGAAGTGATCCATTTGGGCCAACACTTTTTACAATAATTCAACCTTCAAAGTTTTAGAACTTGTAAACTTAGCACATCCCACCATGATCTGCCATCCAACTAAATGGAGCTTTTCCGTTTTCACTTCTCATTTATATTTTCTTATTCCTCACTCTACGGCTTTCTTCCCTCTCTTTGTTTCCTACTATCTCCCCCTTCAAGACAACTGAAATCAACCAAGTAACACCTGCAAGGTGTTTGTCAGCTATGGGTAACTTGAGTATAATACAGTAACCAAAAATCGTGTGAAAAGTATTGGCAACAGATAAAGCATCAAGGACGTTGTCACGACTGACAGGAAGTGTGAGCTCCCTGTATAGCTGAGACGGAACGATTGCGGACAACACAGGCAGCAGTGTTATCGAGGTACAATATACGACCATTATATCAGTTTGTCGTACTACCATAGGGATGCTCACCatcaacaccccccccccccacccacaaCAAACCCAAATACCCACCCACCCATATATTATCTTAGCTGGTTGCAGCAAATGTACTATTTCGTATGTGAAGCGATATTGGAAGTAGCACAACCAGACAATAAGAGAATGCTGGAACATAGAAGTACGGCCACTAACAGCATATCTGCATATATTTGTGCATGGTCGCTGCATTTCAATGTGACCACTGAGTATTGGATAATGGTTCAATGATCATTAGCTAACATCTCAAAGTAACTTCCCAAATGCTAAGATGACTAAAAAACTCACCAACATGTCCATATAAAACATTTGCACTATTTTTAGCAAATGACTAAAAACGAATTACTAATACAATGCAGTTAAAGAAAACAAGCATCAGTCCACAGCTTCCATAAAGCTTCAGCAAGATCTATCACACCTTTTTTGAGGCTACAAGATCTAGATAAATAATTGCTCATACAATTGACAGAGAGATTGCACAGCTAAGGACTGAGTTCTTCAAACATAATGTCACAGATCCTAATGCATACCGGAAATAACAGCCTACAGATGTTTGGAGGCAGGTGGGGGGCAAAACATGCTAAATTTCGTGGGACAAGTGTGAATATTAACACAACAGAGTAGCATGAATGTCTAATGAATCCATGATTTCAACAGATGGAACCAAATCTAGACAGCGTGCTACCCTCCCTAACTAGGAGGGTCATTACTCATGCTTTCTCAGTTGATGAAGCCTTACTGAGCACACATGCAGCTAAATCAAATACATAATAACGAAAATATTTATGCAAGCACAGGATACATaataacaaaataaataaatttggaCAATCTTATAGAAACATAAGGATTATAACCATACTGAGCACACATGCAGCTAATCAAATACAAACTTTGTCAAGCGTGCATGTGTACTGATGCAGGTATTACAAAATGCAAGCACAAAGCATAGAACAAGTGTGGTAGCATGTATGATTGAGATGATCATTCGTCATGAGTGCACAAACACAACAATATTCATTACCAGTAATAACAAGAATGGTCATGTTAACTTCGAACCCAACAGAACAAGTGTGCTTAGCACCATAGCTATATCACTGATTCAATGCAAGTATGTAGCACCACCAAAATATTCTATTCTTAGGGAGATTTATTGGGCACCTCGTAGAATCAACATGCTCGCAACGCAAAGCATCTGATTGATAAGCAATGATACCTCAACAAGGGCGGCCTCCTTCCTTGGGAAGGCACCGACGATGGCCGGTGAAATGCCGACGTCCCTGGCCCCTGCGACCATGGCCGACTCGCTCCACCCCATGCGCGGCTACAGCATACAAGACCAACAAATCTCTCTCAAATAACACAGACGTGCGAAAATGGAAGCTGATTTGGGGAGGAGGGTTCGAATCGCAACCACGTGGAGCAGCGACGCGCGGAGGAccttctcctgctcctcctcgtaGCCCGCACCGCCCTGGCGCCGCGCCCCAGCCGCGGCTCCCGGCGACGACCTGTGGGcccctccggcaccggcggtggtggaggaggaggcgcccgcGCCCTCCGACCTGGGCGGCTCGGCGACGGGctccggcggaggcggcggcagcgtctgcgtcggcggaggcggccccGCGTCGGCTGAGAAACGGCGGTGTGCAATCGCGGGGGCGGTGGCCACCGGGAGGGCgagccggcgagcggcggcggcgcgggagaggaggcggcgcgcggcgagggaggaggccattgcggtggggagggagggaggtgctTGGGCTTGGCGGAAGGGCGAGGGCGGCGCCTCGAATCGGAGCGTGGGGTGCGACTGACTGGGGCGAGGAAGGAGCAAGCAAGGGTCGTCCGTCGTGCGTTGGGCATGGGCCGGGTGCGGGCGCGGACGGTGGCGATCTGGTCGCCGATGAAGCCTCGCAAATGCCACGTACCGCGCGTCTCGGGCAACACGTGGATCGCTGAGCGCGAGCGCGACGTGTATGGCGAAATCACCACGTGCAACGATGGCTGGATGGTTCAAACTTGCAAGCGAGAATTTCAAAAAATACGTCGGGCTCGTGTGttaatttgaaaattcaaaaataatttTGTTAATTTGGGGGTTAAGGCACTAATGTGAAGAATTTCGACAGATCAGGATTGAATGATGCCAGATTGGTTTACCATTTATCAGACGCAACTTTTGCTGGGGACCTCGAGAATTGCAACGAATCAACGAGCTTCAAGCGCACCCATTCGGTGAACTTATTGCAAGATGAATTCATCTGTCAAGCAATATAAAATGAGAAGAGAACCTCTCTGAAGGGCAAAAGGCGTACAATTTCATACCATACACCAACTAGACAGCTCCCTAAAGGAAAAGAGTCTAAAAACTTC encodes the following:
- the LOC101776475 gene encoding ubiquinone biosynthesis protein COQ9, mitochondrial, whose product is MASSLAARRLLSRAAAARRLALPVATAPAIAHRRFSADAGPPPPTQTLPPPPPEPVAEPPRSEGAGASSSTTAGAGGAHRSSPGAAAGARRQGGAGYEEEQEKVLRASLLHVPRMGWSESAMVAGARDVGISPAIVGAFPRKEAALVEFFMDDCLQQLMDRIDAGEGEQLKNLILSERLSKLVRMRLEMQAPYISKWPQALSIQSQPANVSTSLKQRAVLVDEIWHAAGDVGSDIDWYVKRTVLGGIYSTSEVYMLTDNSPEFRDTWTFVNRRIKDALDLQKTFQEAAYLAEAIGAGMGGTVQGVLNRVFQNRGS